Proteins from a single region of Nitrososphaerota archaeon:
- a CDS encoding Rieske 2Fe-2S domain-containing protein — MDWLPAMKAAELEEGSISTVELGGNHILVAKIGGEIYAVSGTCTHEESDLGLGFVIEDRVVCPLHLSQFELKTGNAVNPPAETPLKRFNARVSEGTIFIEV; from the coding sequence ATGGACTGGCTACCTGCAATGAAAGCGGCCGAGCTGGAAGAAGGCTCCATCTCGACGGTCGAGTTAGGCGGGAACCACATCCTCGTCGCCAAGATCGGAGGGGAGATCTATGCCGTGAGCGGTACGTGCACGCACGAAGAGAGTGATCTTGGTCTGGGATTTGTCATCGAAGACAGGGTTGTCTGCCCGCTTCATCTGTCACAGTTCGAGCTGAAGACCGGCAACGCGGTCAATCCCCCTGCCGAGACCCCCCTGAAGCGCTTCAACGCGAGGGTCTCCGAGGGGACAATTTTTATTGAGGTATAG
- a CDS encoding SUF system NifU family Fe-S cluster assembly protein: protein MSSADIYREVILDYYRHPRNFGKLEKFDIDFHDSNPLCGDEIEMQVQVGSDQKMDEVKFTGKGCAISQASVSMLTELAKGKPLGWVKELSKEDVFKMLGNPDLGPSRVKCALLGMKVLKTGVYGYLGAQYEEKDEGELP from the coding sequence ATGAGCAGCGCAGACATCTACAGGGAGGTCATCCTCGACTACTACAGGCATCCGAGGAATTTCGGGAAGCTCGAGAAGTTCGACATCGACTTCCACGACAGCAACCCGCTCTGCGGGGACGAAATCGAGATGCAGGTACAGGTGGGAAGCGATCAGAAGATGGACGAGGTAAAGTTCACTGGAAAGGGGTGCGCCATAAGCCAGGCGTCGGTGTCGATGCTGACCGAACTGGCCAAGGGGAAGCCCCTGGGGTGGGTCAAGGAGCTCTCAAAGGAGGACGTCTTCAAGATGCTCGGGAACCCTGACCTCGGCCCGTCCAGGGTCAAATGCGCCCTGCTCGGGATGAAGGTCCTGAAGACAGGCGTGTACGGGTACCTGGGCGCGCAGTACGAAGAGAAGGACGAAGGGGAACTCCCCTAG
- a CDS encoding cysteine desulfurase yields MLKAEAFDVAKVREDFPILKRKVHGKRLTYLDNAATTQKPQPVIDALVDFYSRYNSNVHRSVHTLGEEATAGYEAARSKTAKFVGADPRGLVFVRGTTEATNLVRFAWGEKYVKKGDVLVATLMEHHSNIVPWQLLAKSKGASLKYVGLNPDGTLDMGQLEDLLREAPRLVAVTHCSNVLGTVNEVSAICAKAKKAGATTLVDGAQSVPHMPVDIGAIGADFYAFSGHKMLAPTGVGALAARKELLEGMDPFQSGGEMIKEVFEDHSTWNEVPHKFEAGTVNIADAIGLGVAVDYLASIGMERVRKHEVALLEYALKTLSEVKGLKVYGPPDPARRGGVVSFNYADVHPHDLATILDEEGVAIRSGHHCAQLLMRWLDVPATARASFHVYNSYDDVDALTAGIQKAGRLFKL; encoded by the coding sequence TTGCTCAAGGCAGAAGCTTTCGATGTCGCCAAAGTACGTGAAGACTTCCCGATACTGAAGCGCAAGGTCCACGGCAAGAGGCTCACCTACCTTGACAACGCGGCCACGACCCAGAAGCCGCAGCCTGTGATCGACGCCCTGGTTGACTTCTACTCGCGCTATAATTCGAACGTCCACCGGTCGGTCCACACTCTGGGGGAGGAGGCGACTGCCGGGTACGAGGCTGCGAGGTCCAAGACCGCAAAGTTTGTCGGCGCAGACCCGAGGGGGCTCGTCTTCGTCAGAGGGACCACCGAAGCCACGAACCTTGTGAGATTCGCTTGGGGGGAGAAGTACGTGAAGAAGGGAGACGTCCTGGTCGCGACCTTGATGGAGCACCACAGCAACATCGTCCCCTGGCAGCTCTTAGCGAAGAGCAAAGGGGCTTCCCTGAAGTACGTAGGGCTAAACCCCGACGGAACCCTGGACATGGGCCAGCTTGAAGACCTCCTCAGAGAAGCCCCCCGACTGGTCGCCGTGACTCACTGCTCGAACGTCCTCGGGACGGTCAACGAAGTCTCGGCAATCTGCGCGAAGGCGAAGAAGGCCGGAGCCACCACCCTGGTCGACGGCGCCCAATCCGTTCCCCACATGCCGGTAGACATTGGTGCGATCGGGGCTGATTTCTACGCCTTCTCTGGGCACAAAATGCTCGCTCCCACGGGAGTCGGGGCCCTTGCCGCAAGGAAAGAGCTGCTAGAGGGGATGGACCCGTTCCAGTCAGGGGGAGAGATGATCAAGGAGGTGTTCGAAGATCACTCGACCTGGAACGAAGTCCCCCACAAGTTCGAGGCCGGGACGGTCAACATCGCGGACGCAATCGGGCTGGGGGTGGCCGTCGACTACCTCGCCTCCATAGGGATGGAGAGGGTGAGGAAGCACGAGGTCGCTCTGCTCGAGTACGCCCTGAAGACCCTCTCTGAGGTCAAGGGGTTGAAGGTCTACGGTCCTCCTGACCCGGCCAGAAGGGGAGGGGTGGTCTCTTTCAATTACGCAGACGTCCATCCGCATGACCTCGCCACCATACTCGACGAAGAGGGGGTGGCGATCAGGTCGGGGCATCACTGCGCCCAGCTGCTCATGCGGTGGCTGGACGTCCCCGCGACGGCCAGGGCAAGCTTCCACGTCTACAACTCTTACGACGACGTCGACGCTCTCACGGCCGGGATCCAGAAGGCCGGGAGGCTGTTCAAACTATGA
- a CDS encoding aquaporin has product MDCSSAARSNVLSAAPGLSKKLAAEALGTFLFVLVGAGSAVGTASLHLDPASGILVAAFANGLGLAVAVSATMGVSGGALNPAVAVGLWVGHKLKSKDLVPYIVAELAGAIGAGLALVAAFPSVMGTSVEWGSPTLNGALTYGQGIAIEAMMTFFLVFAVYGTAVDARAPHIGGLGIGLAVLADVLVAGSLTGAAMNPARAFGPMIAGGFYPAYWYIYLIGPVIGGILAGLVYRYLVESPD; this is encoded by the coding sequence GTGGACTGCTCTTCCGCAGCGCGCTCGAACGTTTTGTCAGCAGCCCCAGGCCTCTCCAAAAAGCTGGCCGCCGAAGCTTTAGGCACCTTCCTCTTCGTCCTCGTCGGCGCTGGCTCGGCGGTCGGAACCGCGAGCCTGCATCTCGACCCAGCCTCGGGGATTCTCGTCGCGGCCTTCGCGAACGGTCTGGGCTTGGCTGTGGCAGTATCGGCCACCATGGGTGTTTCCGGGGGAGCTCTGAACCCTGCGGTCGCCGTCGGGCTCTGGGTCGGGCACAAGCTGAAGTCCAAGGACCTGGTCCCTTACATCGTCGCCGAGCTCGCGGGTGCCATCGGGGCTGGGCTGGCCCTCGTGGCAGCCTTCCCTTCGGTGATGGGAACAAGCGTCGAGTGGGGATCGCCTACGCTGAACGGCGCCCTTACCTACGGCCAGGGGATCGCCATAGAGGCAATGATGACCTTCTTCCTCGTGTTCGCAGTCTACGGGACGGCTGTCGACGCCCGGGCGCCCCACATCGGGGGGTTGGGTATCGGCCTGGCCGTCCTGGCTGACGTCCTGGTCGCAGGGAGCCTGACCGGGGCGGCGATGAACCCGGCGAGGGCTTTCGGTCCCATGATCGCGGGCGGGTTCTATCCGGCCTACTGGTACATCTACCTCATAGGTCCCGTCATAGGCGGGATTCTCGCCGGCCTTGTGTACAGGTATCTGGTCGAGAGCCCGGACTGA
- the sufD gene encoding Fe-S cluster assembly protein SufD, whose product MSQAALSSFGEDLVRALSRSLEEPDWLTAVRLDSFHHFSQLPPETNPLYTKYVSTFGFDIDRFRMSTVKSKVDLRRFFGDYLTGRESDIVLQGNGVQVHSELDVELASKGVNLMSFHEALASDETKVRALVESRNVKSSGDKYAAFVNAFFNGGLFVRVPRGVTVDKTLRRMLLLDAPATPVIEQLFVVAEEESKLVFLEEMYSKGPGTPALVASNSEVYARPGSHVDFSSIQLLDQQTTHISNRAVEITNDARATVSSLSLGAATSRSRMNFLLNGRGSLAEGFEIFFTDSKQKYDYETNLVHNSRDSTGSTQARGVLKGESQSIFKGMIKIVNAAKNSKSYLAHHAMLLERTAKSDGVPSLEIDNNEVKATHSASVAQVDDEQLFYLMARGLSYDEAKKMVVLGFFEPVLSRVPIEQTREGARFMIEGKWQGETRRLVDREALLKATGELTPEVKESEDIFERHYKYR is encoded by the coding sequence GTGTCCCAGGCAGCGCTGTCCTCGTTCGGAGAAGACCTTGTTAGGGCGCTGTCCAGGTCACTGGAAGAGCCTGACTGGCTCACCGCGGTGCGCTTGGACTCGTTCCACCACTTCTCACAGCTCCCCCCAGAGACGAATCCGCTCTACACCAAGTACGTCAGCACCTTCGGTTTCGACATCGACCGGTTCAGGATGTCCACCGTGAAGTCGAAGGTAGACTTAAGGAGGTTCTTCGGGGACTACCTCACGGGTCGGGAGTCTGACATCGTGCTGCAAGGCAACGGTGTGCAGGTGCACTCCGAGTTGGACGTTGAGCTGGCCTCCAAGGGGGTGAACCTGATGTCGTTCCATGAAGCTCTGGCTTCGGACGAGACGAAGGTCAGGGCCCTCGTCGAGTCGAGGAACGTGAAGTCGTCGGGGGACAAGTACGCCGCGTTTGTGAACGCCTTCTTCAACGGCGGTCTGTTCGTGAGGGTCCCGAGGGGGGTGACCGTGGATAAGACTCTTCGCAGGATGCTGCTCCTCGACGCCCCCGCGACCCCTGTCATCGAGCAGCTGTTCGTCGTAGCCGAGGAAGAGTCCAAGCTCGTGTTCTTAGAGGAGATGTATTCGAAAGGCCCAGGTACCCCGGCGCTTGTTGCTTCCAACTCGGAGGTCTACGCGAGGCCCGGGTCGCATGTAGACTTCTCCTCAATCCAGCTGCTGGACCAGCAGACGACACACATCTCCAACCGGGCAGTGGAGATCACCAACGACGCCCGGGCCACGGTGAGCTCACTCTCATTGGGCGCAGCGACGTCCCGCTCTAGGATGAACTTCCTCCTCAACGGCCGGGGCTCCCTCGCGGAGGGCTTCGAGATCTTTTTCACAGACTCGAAGCAGAAATACGACTACGAAACCAACCTTGTCCACAACTCCCGCGACTCGACCGGGTCCACCCAGGCCCGAGGGGTCCTCAAGGGAGAGTCACAGTCGATATTCAAGGGGATGATCAAGATTGTGAACGCCGCCAAGAACTCGAAGTCCTACCTGGCCCACCACGCCATGCTCCTCGAGAGGACGGCGAAGTCTGACGGTGTCCCGAGCCTGGAGATCGACAACAACGAGGTCAAGGCGACCCACTCGGCTTCAGTGGCCCAGGTAGACGACGAGCAATTGTTCTACTTGATGGCGAGGGGATTGTCGTATGACGAAGCGAAGAAGATGGTGGTTCTCGGATTCTTCGAGCCCGTCCTGTCCAGGGTCCCCATAGAGCAGACCAGGGAGGGGGCCAGATTCATGATTGAAGGGAAGTGGCAAGGGGAGACGAGGCGCCTTGTTGACAGAGAGGCCCTCCTGAAGGCGACCGGGGAGCTCACCCCTGAGGTCAAGGAGTCGGAAGACATCTTTGAGCGGCACTACAAGTACAGGTAG
- a CDS encoding ornithine cyclodeaminase family protein produces the protein MTIFLSEGDAEGLLDMREAVEVVEVAFREEGEGEATNSPRTRSRGPASVLNVMHASLSYLGRSGLKAYAYSKAGTKFVVALFDSSDSTPLAIMGADALGRYRTGAASAVATKYLYRKRSATLALLGTGKQAMTQVTALGVVTSLEEVRVWSPNQRNRAGFVARLAKSGVRAKDCGSARDALEGAQIATAITSAKDPFLTQDLVGAVSHVNLCGGNVPTHSEIAPGALGTFQTVVVDDVTQAKNEYGDLILAADAGSFSWDSALKLCDVVTGKAAARGRTLFKSGGVALEDVALASALYDKARSDPRYPGFSFG, from the coding sequence TTGACGATTTTCCTCTCTGAGGGAGACGCAGAGGGTCTGCTCGACATGAGGGAGGCGGTCGAAGTCGTCGAAGTAGCGTTCAGGGAGGAAGGGGAGGGGGAGGCTACCAACTCTCCGAGGACCAGATCCAGAGGACCAGCCTCGGTCCTGAACGTCATGCATGCGAGCCTGTCCTATCTCGGAAGGAGCGGGCTGAAGGCTTACGCATATTCAAAGGCGGGGACCAAGTTCGTGGTCGCTCTCTTCGACTCGTCAGATTCCACCCCGCTCGCCATCATGGGGGCTGACGCGCTCGGGAGGTACAGAACGGGCGCCGCCTCGGCGGTTGCTACGAAGTATCTCTATCGTAAGCGTTCCGCCACCTTGGCCCTCTTGGGCACGGGGAAGCAGGCGATGACGCAGGTCACGGCTCTGGGCGTGGTCACTTCGCTGGAGGAGGTAAGGGTATGGAGTCCCAACCAACGGAACCGGGCTGGTTTCGTGGCGCGGTTGGCCAAAAGTGGGGTCAGGGCGAAGGACTGCGGTTCGGCCAGGGATGCCCTTGAAGGGGCCCAGATAGCCACCGCTATCACATCGGCGAAGGACCCTTTCCTCACTCAAGACTTGGTCGGGGCCGTCTCTCACGTGAACCTCTGCGGAGGGAACGTGCCTACTCACTCCGAGATCGCACCAGGAGCATTAGGGACCTTCCAGACCGTGGTCGTGGACGACGTCACCCAGGCCAAGAACGAATACGGCGACCTCATCCTTGCCGCGGATGCAGGCTCCTTCTCATGGGACTCGGCCCTGAAACTCTGCGACGTGGTGACAGGCAAGGCGGCCGCAAGGGGACGGACCCTGTTCAAGTCCGGGGGCGTGGCCCTTGAAGACGTGGCTCTGGCCAGCGCGCTGTATGATAAAGCGAGGTCAGACCCGCGCTACCCTGGTTTCAGCTTCGGCTAG
- the sdhB gene encoding succinate dehydrogenase iron-sulfur subunit, with the protein MTDVRLLVQRFDPLKDEGPRLVEYKVPKREGMTVLDALLYARDYVDHSIALRFSCRQASCGSCGMKINGRPRLACYTQVDELAGEKVVAQPIDNFTIVRDLVTDLGSFFEKHIEVVPHLVRSDLQEQEHPTSEYVMKPEELSRVLQFTYCIKCGLCTSSCPTVATDSKFPGPQALAQAYRYTADVRDEGGDERITALDSSHGIWRCHFAGSCSYVCPKGVDPALGIQLLKRHVMSGHAPRRAGQGSPTAKSGSSGASQTG; encoded by the coding sequence GTGACCGATGTGAGGCTCCTCGTCCAGAGGTTCGACCCCCTCAAAGACGAAGGGCCGCGGCTTGTGGAATACAAGGTCCCGAAGCGGGAAGGGATGACTGTTCTTGACGCCCTCCTCTACGCCAGGGACTACGTAGACCACTCAATCGCCCTGAGGTTCTCCTGCAGACAGGCTTCCTGCGGCTCGTGCGGGATGAAGATTAACGGGAGACCGAGGCTCGCGTGCTACACCCAGGTGGACGAGCTCGCAGGAGAGAAGGTGGTAGCCCAGCCCATCGACAATTTCACCATAGTCAGGGACCTCGTCACAGACCTAGGCTCCTTCTTCGAGAAACACATAGAGGTGGTTCCCCACCTAGTCAGGTCCGACCTCCAAGAACAGGAGCATCCGACCTCCGAATACGTGATGAAGCCTGAGGAGCTCTCGCGGGTCCTGCAGTTCACCTACTGCATAAAGTGCGGACTATGCACCTCTTCCTGCCCCACGGTGGCAACGGACTCGAAGTTCCCCGGGCCGCAGGCCCTCGCCCAGGCATACAGATACACGGCGGACGTCAGGGACGAAGGAGGAGACGAGAGGATCACCGCCCTCGACTCCTCTCATGGCATCTGGAGGTGCCATTTCGCGGGGTCGTGCTCCTACGTCTGCCCCAAGGGCGTGGACCCTGCCCTCGGCATACAGCTCCTGAAGCGGCATGTCATGTCTGGACACGCTCCACGAAGAGCAGGACAGGGGTCCCCGACAGCGAAGTCCGGCTCCTCGGGTGCCAGCCAGACCGGATAA
- a CDS encoding succinate dehydrogenase, with protein MRESRLMLLQYVTALLAVVLVSIHLIMQGVILPYDTAISFSNMLSIYRNAVTAVFLEALLLVVLVHGFNGLRIILYELRQTKPWTTWVDVVTVAAVIGTVAYGTRTVILAAFGVVSA; from the coding sequence ATGAGAGAGTCAAGGCTGATGCTCCTACAGTACGTGACGGCCCTGCTGGCTGTGGTTCTCGTTTCCATACACCTGATAATGCAGGGAGTCATCCTCCCCTATGACACTGCCATCTCGTTCAGCAACATGCTCTCGATATACAGGAACGCAGTCACCGCCGTATTCCTCGAGGCCCTGCTCCTCGTGGTGCTCGTGCACGGGTTCAACGGGCTCAGGATAATCCTCTATGAACTCAGACAGACGAAGCCCTGGACTACCTGGGTGGACGTCGTGACAGTCGCGGCGGTGATAGGGACGGTCGCGTATGGGACGAGGACCGTCATACTGGCAGCCTTCGGGGTGGTCTCCGCGTGA
- the sufC gene encoding Fe-S cluster assembly ATPase SufC, protein MKLEIKDLHASVDGKEILKGVNLTIGQGETHALMGPNGSGKSTLANALMGHPKYQITSGKVLLDGETIVGLTPDKRVKKGLFLAFQYPVSVQGVSMFSFLRAAYNNSRPAGSEAPTIFEFKDAVAEKLKMLSMDDSYLNRYLNDGFSGGEKKRAEILQMALIRPKFAILDETDSGLDIDALRIVAEGINKVAGPQTGILMITHYQRILKYVKPQFVHVMFQGKIIESGGEELSRLLEEKGYTWIQGYKEEEPVAQQTG, encoded by the coding sequence ATGAAACTCGAAATCAAGGACCTCCATGCTTCGGTCGACGGTAAAGAGATACTGAAGGGCGTGAACCTCACCATCGGCCAAGGCGAGACCCACGCCCTGATGGGGCCCAACGGCTCGGGGAAGAGCACACTCGCCAACGCTTTGATGGGGCACCCGAAGTACCAGATTACCTCCGGTAAGGTGCTTTTGGACGGGGAGACCATAGTGGGCCTAACCCCCGACAAGCGGGTGAAGAAGGGCCTCTTCCTCGCCTTCCAGTATCCGGTCAGCGTCCAGGGAGTGAGCATGTTTTCGTTCCTTAGGGCCGCTTACAACAATTCCCGCCCGGCCGGGTCGGAAGCTCCCACCATCTTCGAGTTCAAGGACGCCGTCGCCGAGAAGCTGAAGATGCTCAGCATGGACGACTCATACCTGAACCGGTACCTGAACGACGGGTTCTCCGGGGGGGAAAAGAAACGCGCTGAGATACTTCAGATGGCTCTCATAAGGCCCAAGTTCGCGATCTTGGACGAGACAGACTCGGGGCTCGACATAGACGCCCTCAGGATCGTCGCTGAAGGGATAAACAAAGTGGCGGGCCCCCAGACCGGCATTCTGATGATCACGCACTACCAGCGGATCTTGAAGTACGTGAAACCCCAGTTCGTCCATGTCATGTTCCAGGGGAAAATCATCGAGTCGGGAGGGGAAGAGCTCTCGAGGCTCCTGGAAGAAAAGGGGTACACATGGATACAAGGCTACAAAGAAGAAGAGCCTGTCGCCCAACAGACGGGGTAA
- the sufB gene encoding Fe-S cluster assembly protein SufB, whose amino-acid sequence MTSNVDIVTDDYKEKYGFSDPVESYAVQGIKGLSERVVQEIVRIHDEPAWMEQTRMKALRHFLDIKPPAWAPDLADIDYQGFYYYARPTARAADSWDQLPAYIKNTYDKLGITEAEKKFLAGVGAVYESEAVYHSIQGELQKQGVVFTDTVTALKEYPDIMKKYFGTVVPYQDNYIAALQTAVWSAGSFVYVPEGVKVPMILQAYFRINERKMGQFERTLIVAEPYSEVSYNEGCSAPVYSAQSLHSAIVEIIARKGSFVKYTTLQNWSRDVLNLVTKRAHAHEDATVSWVDFNGGSKITRKYPSVYLLGPRAKADIISVAYAGPGQVQDTGAKAIHLAKDTTSKIISRSVSKGGGHTAYRGLLHIAKGAKNVKSTVRCDALLVDPISTTATYPYMEIQEDDATVTHEASVGKVGEEQLFYLMSRGISEGDALSMVVNGFMEPFAKELPMTYAVEFNRLMSLEMTNAVG is encoded by the coding sequence TTGACGTCTAACGTCGACATCGTGACCGACGATTACAAGGAGAAGTACGGCTTCAGCGATCCTGTCGAATCCTACGCCGTCCAGGGGATAAAGGGGCTGAGCGAGCGCGTGGTACAGGAGATCGTCCGGATCCACGACGAGCCCGCCTGGATGGAACAGACCAGGATGAAGGCGCTCAGACACTTCCTGGACATCAAGCCCCCGGCTTGGGCTCCCGACCTGGCCGACATAGACTACCAGGGGTTCTACTACTACGCCAGGCCGACCGCCAGAGCCGCAGACTCCTGGGACCAGCTTCCGGCGTACATCAAGAATACCTATGACAAGCTCGGCATCACTGAGGCGGAGAAGAAGTTTCTCGCCGGAGTAGGGGCCGTGTACGAAAGCGAGGCAGTGTACCACAGCATCCAGGGGGAGCTCCAGAAGCAGGGGGTCGTCTTCACGGACACGGTGACCGCGCTCAAAGAGTACCCTGACATCATGAAAAAGTACTTCGGGACCGTCGTCCCCTATCAGGACAACTATATCGCAGCCCTGCAGACGGCGGTGTGGAGCGCGGGTTCATTCGTCTACGTCCCCGAGGGGGTCAAGGTTCCGATGATCCTGCAGGCATACTTCAGGATAAACGAGAGGAAGATGGGGCAGTTCGAACGGACGCTCATCGTCGCAGAGCCTTACAGCGAGGTCAGCTACAATGAAGGTTGCTCAGCTCCCGTCTACTCTGCGCAGTCTCTGCACTCTGCCATCGTCGAGATCATCGCAAGGAAGGGCTCCTTCGTCAAATACACCACCCTACAGAATTGGTCGAGGGACGTCCTCAACCTTGTCACAAAACGTGCGCACGCCCACGAAGATGCGACTGTGTCCTGGGTCGATTTTAACGGTGGATCAAAGATCACGAGAAAATATCCGTCAGTCTACCTCCTTGGCCCGAGGGCCAAGGCGGACATCATTTCAGTGGCCTATGCGGGCCCCGGCCAGGTGCAGGACACCGGCGCCAAGGCCATACACCTGGCCAAGGACACGACGTCGAAGATAATCTCCCGCTCTGTGTCGAAGGGGGGAGGGCACACCGCCTACCGTGGGCTGCTCCACATCGCGAAGGGTGCGAAGAACGTAAAATCGACCGTACGATGCGATGCACTCCTCGTGGACCCCATCAGCACCACCGCCACCTACCCCTACATGGAGATACAGGAAGACGACGCCACCGTCACCCACGAAGCCAGCGTGGGGAAGGTGGGTGAGGAGCAGCTGTTCTACCTCATGTCCAGGGGGATCTCCGAGGGAGACGCCCTAAGCATGGTAGTCAACGGATTCATGGAGCCGTTCGCCAAAGAGCTGCCCATGACCTACGCCGTGGAGTTTAACCGCCTGATGTCGCTCGAAATGACGAACGCGGTCGGGTAA
- a CDS encoding TCP-1/cpn60 chaperonin family protein: MSATGQPVIILKEGSGESRGREAQRNNISAAKLISEVVRSSLGPRGMDKMLVDSMGDVTITNDGATMLKELDVQHPAAKMMVEISKATDNEVGDGTTSAVVVAGALLEKAEDLINKDVHPVVVVDGYGRAAEKAQEILEEIAEKIDPESRADILKVANTSMLTKLVNEDSPHLAGIVVDAVLQVAEKREGGFKVDIDNVKVEKKPGGALTDTQMIRGLILDKEVVHSGMPKRAEEAKIALVNSALEIEKTEFSAEIRINDPQQMQQFMDEETSILKGMVEKIQSAGATVLICQKGIDDLAQHFLAKAGILAVRRVKESDMTKLGKATGARIVTNLDDLGSKDLGFAKLVEERKLEDDKWVFVEGAKNPKAVSILVRGGTQRVVDEAERALHDALMVTKDVVELPAVVAGGGAPEEEVSIKLRSWAQKLSGREQLAALKFADAMESIPLTLAENAGMDPIDTQVDLRARHGKEGKWYGVDALNGKVADMYSKSVWEPLAVKLQILRAATEAASMILRIDDVIAASKMRAPPMPPGGGMGGMPPM, from the coding sequence ATGTCGGCAACTGGACAACCCGTCATAATACTGAAGGAAGGTTCCGGAGAGTCGAGGGGGAGGGAGGCTCAGAGGAACAACATTTCCGCTGCGAAGCTAATCTCAGAAGTGGTGAGGAGTTCGCTCGGCCCGCGGGGGATGGACAAGATGCTGGTGGACTCGATGGGAGACGTCACGATTACGAACGATGGAGCCACCATGCTGAAGGAACTGGACGTGCAGCACCCGGCGGCGAAGATGATGGTGGAGATCAGCAAGGCGACAGACAACGAGGTCGGAGACGGAACCACGTCAGCCGTGGTGGTAGCGGGCGCCCTTCTCGAGAAGGCCGAGGACCTCATCAACAAGGACGTCCACCCTGTGGTGGTAGTGGACGGATATGGGAGGGCGGCTGAGAAGGCCCAAGAGATACTCGAGGAGATAGCAGAGAAGATAGACCCTGAAAGCAGGGCAGACATCCTCAAGGTGGCGAACACGAGCATGTTGACCAAACTCGTCAACGAAGACTCGCCTCATCTTGCCGGGATAGTGGTGGACGCTGTGCTTCAGGTGGCAGAGAAACGAGAAGGGGGGTTCAAGGTGGACATCGACAACGTCAAGGTCGAGAAGAAACCAGGAGGTGCCCTCACGGACACTCAGATGATAAGAGGTCTGATCCTCGACAAAGAGGTCGTCCACTCTGGGATGCCGAAGCGCGCAGAGGAAGCGAAGATAGCGTTGGTAAACTCGGCCCTTGAGATAGAGAAGACCGAGTTCTCGGCGGAGATCAGGATCAACGACCCCCAGCAGATGCAGCAGTTCATGGATGAAGAGACCAGCATCCTGAAGGGGATGGTCGAGAAGATCCAGTCGGCAGGGGCGACCGTCCTCATCTGCCAGAAGGGAATCGACGACCTGGCTCAGCACTTCCTCGCGAAAGCCGGGATTCTGGCTGTGAGACGGGTCAAGGAGAGCGACATGACCAAGCTCGGGAAGGCCACCGGTGCGAGGATAGTGACCAACCTAGACGACCTCGGATCGAAGGACCTGGGGTTCGCGAAGCTCGTGGAGGAGAGAAAGCTCGAAGATGACAAGTGGGTCTTCGTGGAAGGCGCCAAGAACCCGAAGGCTGTGAGCATCCTCGTAAGGGGCGGGACCCAGAGGGTGGTGGACGAGGCCGAGAGAGCCCTGCACGACGCGCTGATGGTGACGAAGGACGTCGTGGAGCTTCCTGCCGTCGTGGCAGGAGGTGGCGCACCTGAGGAAGAGGTGTCCATCAAGCTGAGGAGCTGGGCCCAGAAGCTCTCGGGGAGAGAGCAGCTGGCGGCGCTGAAGTTCGCCGACGCCATGGAAAGCATCCCTCTGACGCTCGCTGAGAACGCGGGGATGGACCCGATAGACACTCAGGTGGACCTTAGGGCCAGGCACGGCAAGGAAGGGAAGTGGTACGGCGTCGACGCCCTGAATGGCAAGGTAGCCGACATGTACTCGAAGTCGGTCTGGGAGCCTCTGGCCGTGAAGCTCCAGATACTGAGGGCAGCCACAGAAGCCGCGTCAATGATTCTGAGGATCGACGACGTCATAGCGGCAAGCAAGATGAGGGCACCACCTATGCCACCCGGAGGCGGGATGGGCGGCATGCCCCCGATGTGA
- a CDS encoding GAF domain-containing protein, producing MLVSVDSAVGSSRGRPAREAIVKLLNSSVPTYSWVGIYAVEGSDLVLDAWSGPAATEHTRIPIGKGVCGFAAKAGRTEIVSDVTKDPRYLQCFLSTKAEIVVPISNQDRVVGEIDIDSDQLDAFSSVDKEFLEAVARKASAVW from the coding sequence GTGCTCGTGAGCGTCGACTCGGCCGTAGGCTCGTCCCGCGGCCGGCCAGCCAGGGAGGCTATAGTGAAGCTGCTGAACTCCTCTGTCCCGACCTACTCTTGGGTCGGAATCTACGCGGTCGAAGGGAGTGACCTCGTCCTCGATGCCTGGTCCGGCCCTGCCGCTACCGAGCACACGCGAATCCCGATAGGGAAGGGCGTCTGCGGCTTCGCAGCCAAGGCAGGAAGGACCGAGATTGTCTCGGACGTCACCAAGGACCCGCGTTACCTGCAGTGTTTCCTTTCGACGAAGGCGGAGATTGTGGTGCCGATATCGAACCAGGACAGGGTCGTCGGAGAGATAGACATAGACAGCGACCAACTCGACGCCTTCTCCTCCGTGGACAAGGAGTTTCTCGAGGCGGTCGCGCGAAAGGCGAGCGCCGTCTGGTAG